The Mycobacterium seoulense genomic interval ATCGAGGAAGGCCAGGCCGACGGCTCGATTCGGCCGGGGTTGCCCGCGGCCACCACCGCCAGCGCGCTGACCTGGATGGTCGAGCGCGCGTGCCAGCAGAACCTCCCGGTGAAGCCGATCGACTACGACGCGGAGCTGGGGGCCACACTGGCCGAAATAGTCTGGGGCGCACTGTATCTCAAGTCGGCCTCGGCGCGATGACGCCCGGTGAGCTCGACCGCTGTGACGAGAACAACATAGTTAATACCCTAACTATTAGCGTACCATGCGAGTATGGCATCGCCGGCCACGCAGCAGCACGACCCGCTCTCCCTCGAACAGCAGGTCTGTTTCGCGCTGAGCGTGACCAACCGCGCCGTCCTGGCGGTCTACCGGCCGCTACTGGAGCCGCTGGGCCTGACCCACCCTCAGTATCTGGTGATGCTGACACTCTGGGATCACCAGAAGTCAGCGGCGGGACAGCGAAAACCTCTGTCGGTAAAGGAGATTGCGGCCACGTTGCAGATGGATTCGGCCACCCTGTCACCGATGCTCAAGCGCCTCGAGGGGCTCGGCCTGATCACCCGTACGCGAAGCGC includes:
- a CDS encoding MarR family winged helix-turn-helix transcriptional regulator: MASPATQQHDPLSLEQQVCFALSVTNRAVLAVYRPLLEPLGLTHPQYLVMLTLWDHQKSAAGQRKPLSVKEIAATLQMDSATLSPMLKRLEGLGLITRTRSAIDERSTDVRLTDSGTALRRRAQKIPPAVVARLGVGMDELQHLHQVLTRINAAALAAGALQS